One part of the Phoenix dactylifera cultivar Barhee BC4 chromosome 4, palm_55x_up_171113_PBpolish2nd_filt_p, whole genome shotgun sequence genome encodes these proteins:
- the LOC103714427 gene encoding alpha-dioxygenase 1-like, producing MCLCLFRPFVHPDFHGVLSRMSLGDKLSFLFVHTLDRLNLWHKLPVLLGLVYLERRRALHDKYNLLNVGKIDGIPFNPDDYPYRTMNGEYNDPENNKAGSQLTFFGRNMPPMEQKLTSPDPVVVATKLLARRTYKDTGKQFNLIAAAWIQFMVHDWIDHLEDTQQVELTAPPEVANECPLKSFKFYQTKEIGIDTKGIKTGHKNIRTHWWDGSAIYGSEEKKADKVRTFVDGKLKIGANNLLDHDDEGIAISGDIRNSWAGVSTLQALFIKEHNAVCDALKAEYPHLNDQELYRYAKLVTSAVIAKIHTIDWTVELLKTHTMNAAMHANWYGLLGKTIKDIFGHIGGPALSGLVGLQKPNNHGVPYSLTEEFTSVYRMHSLLPDSLTLRNINTNPGPNKSPEYLEDIQMEDLVGIRGESTLTKIGFERQLVSMGHQACGALELWNYPWFFRNLIPQNVDGSERPDHVDMPALEVYRDRERSTPRYNQFRRGLLMIPISKWEDLTDDHEAVETLREVYGDDVEKLDLLVGLMAEKKIKGFAISETAFFIFIIMASRRLEADRFFTSYFNEETYTKKGFKWVNSTESLRDVIQRHYPDLAKKWMNSTSAFSVWEAPPNSFNPIPLLLRFPA from the exons ATGTGCCTGTGCCTGTTCCGTCCCTTCGTCCACCCAGACTTCCATGGGGTCCTCTCAAGGATGTCCCTCGGCGATAAGCTTAGCTTTCTA TTTGTGCACACCTTGGATAGGCTGAATCTATGGCACAAGCTGCCTGTTCTTTTGGGTTTGGTCTACTTGGAGAGGCGTCGAGCTCTCCACGATAAATACAACCTGCTCAACGTTGGCAAGATCGACGGGATTCCATTCAACCCTGACGACTATCCTTACCGAACCATGAATGGAGAATATAATGATCCAGAGAACAATAAAGCTGGCAGTCAGCTTACGTTCTTTGGGAGGAACATGCCTCCTATGGAACAGAAG CTAACGAGCCCTGACCCGGTGGTGGTGGCCACAAAACTTTTGGCTCGGAGGACTTACAAGGATACGGGCAAGCAGTTCAACTTGATTGCAGCTGCCTGGATTCAGTTCATGGTGCATGACTGGATCGACCACCTTGAGGACACTCAGCAG GTAGAACTTACAGCTCCACCGGAAGTGGCTAATGAATGCCCACTCAAGTCATTTAAGTTCTATCAAACTAAAGAGATTGGGATTGATACAAAAGGGATCAAGACTGGCCATAAAAATATCCGGACCCACTGGTG GGATGGAAGTGCTATTTATGGgagtgaagaaaagaaggcagACAAAGTGAGGACATTTGTCGATGGGAAATTGAAGATTGGAGCTAACAACCTTCTTGATCATGATGATGAAGGAATAGCTATATCTGGTGACATCCGTAATAGCTGGGCTGGAGTGTCAACTTTGCAAGCCCTTTTCATTAAAGAGCACAATGCTGTCTGTGATGCACTTAAG GCAGAATATCCCCATCTAAATGATCAAGAGTTGTACCGCTATGCTAAACTGGTGACATCTGCAGTAATTGCAAAGATTCACACAATTGATTGGACCGTAGAGCTTCTCAAGACCCACACAATGAACGCGGCGATGCACGCAAAttg GTATGGATTGTTAGGAAAAACTATTAAGGACATCTTTGGGCACATAGGGGGGCCTGCTCTTTCCGGGCTTGTGGGATTGCAGAAGCCAAACAATCATGGAGTTCCATATTCCTTGACCGAGGAGTTCACGAGTGTTTATAGAATGCACTCGCTTCTTCCAGACAGCCTTACACTTAGGAACATCAACACCAATCCCGGGCCAAACAAATCTCCCGAATACCTTGAAGA CATCCAAATGGAGGATCTAGTAGGCATAAGAGGAGAATCAACTTTAACCAAGATTGGATTTGAAAGGCAGTTAGTATCAATGGGCCACCAAGCGTGTGGTGCTCTCGAGCTATGGAACTACCCTTGGTTCTTTAGAAACCTTATTCCACAAAATGTTGATGGAAGCGAACGGCCAGATCACGTCGACATGCCTGCCCTTGAAG TTTATCGAGACCGGGAGAGAAGTACGCCAAGGTACAACCAATTCAGAAGGGGCTTGCTAATGATTCCCATATCCAAATGGGAGGATTTAACTGATGACCATGAAGCAGTTGAGACTCTAAGAGAAGTATATGGTGATGATGTTGAGAAGTTGGATCTTCTAGTAGGTCTCATGGCAGAGAAAAAGATCAAGGGATTTGCCATTAGTGAAACTGCTTTCTTTATCTTCATTATAATGGCATCAAG GAGGTTGGAAGCTGACCGTTTCTTCACAAGCTATTTCAACGAAGAGACATACACAAAGAAGGGCTTCAAGTGGGTAAACAGTACGGAGAGTTTAAGAGACGTCATCCAACGCCACTATCCAGATCTTGCTAAGAAATGGATGAATTCTACTAGCGCGTTTTCTGTGTGGGAAGCTCCTCCAAACTCCTTCAATCccatccctctccttctccggtTTCCAGCCTAA